The sequence GGATTCCCAGCAAATCGAGATTTTATCTTCCTTTTTATTGCCACATTTCCAGTGATTTTAGATACAATTTTTAAATACTGGATTTTCCGCTACCTCAATCGTATTTCACCTTCGGCGGTGGCTACTTATCATAATATGAATGAGTAGAATAATTATCTGATTTTAGACAATGAAGGAGCAAATAAGAGTTGATTTTTGGCTGAAAAAAACACTGGTAATACTCACAATGAGTTTACCTGTAATTTTGTTGATTTTTATAGCAAGTATACCATCCTTGACGCCGGGAAAATTGACTGCGGCTGAGTGTCAAATTAAAAAGTGGCGTTTACCAGAATCAGCTAATAATAAACCCCAAGTTGTCACTAATGGAAAACAGCCAACGCCAGCAGTATTAATCCCCAGAGTACCAGTTACTTGTTGTCTGAATGACGGCTCTTGTTTGGATGAAGCGCTTTATCAAAATCAAGCAGATAAAAAAGCATTATTAACTTCTCTTGATCGCAGTTTACAATACCTCAAGACTACCAGGGCTGAGGAAGCTTATAAAAAATATCCAGTTTCCGGAATTACCCGCGATCGCGTTTTTAAAAGCCTCACCAGATTCCGTCAATTATTACTCACAACTAATTCCCCAACCGAATTACACAAAGCCATTGAAAATGAATTTGTCCTCTACCAATCCATCGGTAGAGACAGCAAAGGTTCAGTGTTGTTTACCGCTTATTATGAGCCTTTATATACCGCCAGCCGCACCCCCACACCAGAGTATCGTTATCCAGCTTATAAATTACCACCAGATTTAGGCTCTTGGCCTCGCCCTCATCCTACACGTTTAGAACTCGAAGGCGCAGACGGTTTACAAGCAGCAAAAGGGAAGCTGCGGGGATTAGAATTGTTGTGGTTCCGCGATCGCTTAGAACCGTACATGGTACAAATTCAAGGTTCTGCGAGGATTCAACTCACCGACGGTACTACCACCACCATCGGTTATGCGGGAAACACTGCGTACGATTACAAAAGTATTGGGCGGGAATTGGCGAATGATGGCAAACTACCTTTAGAAGGTATGACCATGCCCATTATTCTGGACTATTTTCAAAAATATCCCCAAGAATTAAACGTTTATATTCCCCGCGATCGCAGTTTTGTATTTTTTCAAGAAAATAAAGGTGCGCCAGCCCAAGGTTCAATCAGTGTACCACTCACAGCAGAACGTTCCATCGCCACTGATAAATCTCTCATGCCTCCTGGTGCTTTAGCATTAATTCGCGCCGATTTTCCCTTCGCTAATGATACAGGTAAATTGGAACATCGCATAGTTAGTCGTTATGTACTTGATCAAGATACCGGTGGCGCAATTAAAGGCCCAGGGAGGGTAGATTATTTTTTAGGGACTGGTAAATTAGCAGGCGATCGCGCTGGTGTTACTGTTGGTAACGGACAATTATTTTATTTATTACTTAAGTCTTGATTGCACCCATATTTAACTTATAAAACAATGACTATACCCTTACAAAAACTAGTATCATTTGCCGAATTTGTCAATTGGAAACCTGAAGGAGAACGCTATGAATTACATGATGGAGTCATCGTTAAAATGCCACAACCGTTAGGAGAACATGAAGAAGTTATAGGATTTTTAGTCAAAAAACTCAGTGTGGAATTAGACAAATTAAATCTCTCTCATTTCATACCAAAAACAGCGCTAGTTAAGCCTCACGGACATGAATCCGGTTATTCACCAGACGTGTTGATAGTAGATCAAACTAATCTTAATAATGAACCATTTTGGAGCAAAGAATCTACTGTCATGTATGGAAAATCAATTCCTTTAATAGTTGAAGTAGTCAGTACCAACTGGCGCGATGATTATTTCACCAAACTAGGTAAATATGAAGAAATGGGTATACCTGAATATTGGATTGTAGATTATCTCGCACTCGGTGGTCGTAAATTTATTGGTAGTCCCAAACAACCTACTATCTCTATTTATACCTTAATTGAAGAAGAGTACCAACTGACCCAATTTAGAGGTACAGAACCCATCCAGTCTCCTACATTTCCCAATTTGACTTTGACAGCACAGCAAATTTTTCTAGCAGGTAAAATTGTAGATAGCTAGATTAATAGAGGTAAATATATCGCTCTATTTCCTATTTTTCCACAAAGCATCAACCGTAACAAATTCATAACCCCTTTGGATTAATTCAGATATCAAGATTTCGATGGTAGCAGCCACATCTTGTCCACCAAACAAACCATCATGTAAGACAATCAATGAGCCGTTTTCTACTTGTTGAAGGACTCGTTTAACCACCGAATTAATTCCTGGAAGCGCCCAATCTTCAGGAACCACACTCCACATCACCGAGCGATAATTCCACTGTTGAAATAATTCTAAAGTTTTGGGTGTAAATAAACCATTTGGCGGTCTGACATCGCGGACTTGTTCAGGTAATAAACCACAAGCATTGTAGATAGCAACTTGAGTTTTTTCTAAACTTTCTCGGAGTTGATTTGTCGAGAGCAGAGGAAAAGAGCGATGATCATAACCATGTAATCCGATCCAGTGTCCGCGAGCGCATATTTCCTGAGCTACTTCTGGCGTGCGCTGAACACAAACACCCAACCAAAAAAAACTCGCCTGAATCTGGTAACGTTCTAAAACTTGTAACACTTGGCGTGTGTATTGGGGGTGGGGGCCATCGTCAAACGTGAGGGCGATCGCTCTACGATGATTACTACCACACCAAAGACAATCAGGGAACCTCGGTTGCAGAATTTTGTAAACAATGGGAAATAAAGGCGCTAGTTGCATTTACAGTTCTGATGACTTGGCGCTACTGATGATCAGATGTGTTATGGCATCAATTACGCGATCGCCAGCCATTGGTAAAATATCCTTACCATGCATCACTTCCTGAGTGATATGAAAATAAACCAGCGTCCCCAAAAGAATTCTCGCTGTCGCTTCTGGGTCTGGGATATTCAGTTCCGGATAAGCCTTCAAATACTGACTTAAAGCTTCCAGCGTCGGTTTAATCATCGACCGGACGCAAATCTGTGCTAACTCAGGAAAACGACCAGATTCGCCAATTAACACCCGCATAAATGCACGATGTTCCTGATCGTTATTCATTGTCTCTAATGCTCTAGTACCTAAATCTTTGAGTACGGTGATGGGTTCCCCGACAATCGGTTCCGTACCAAAGATTAAGTTAAACTTTTTGCGGGCTAATTTCTCAATCAAGACTTTAAAAAGTCCTTCCTTATCTTGAAAATGGCTGTAAACAGTGGCTTTAGAAACACCCGCAGCCACAGCTACCTTGTCCATGCTTGTTCCAGCATAGCCATGTTTGAGAAACTCGCACATCGCTCCTTTGAGAATTTGTTCCACCTTATCAACGGAGCTGTCACGATCCACTGCACCAATCTTTGTGTTTGTCATTGATTAATTAGCCTTGCTTATAAACTATTTTATAAAAATTTGCCGATTAGGGGTGAGGAAAAAGTTTTGTCATAGTTTAATTTTTCGCTCAATTGCGAGGCTAACAGTCAAATTACTTTGATTTAGTGAAGATAAATTGATCTTTTTTCTTAACAGTGGAGAATATGCGATCGCTCTTCAATGTGCCTCAGACTTTTCTATAATAAAGTTCGTCCCGTCAGAGAAATTCAGTCTGTGACTACCACCCCCATATCTCCCAGTTCCCCATCAACTGCTCAATTTCCCGATACCCAAGGACGTTTTGGACGCTTTGGGGGTAAGTATGTTCCAGAAACCTTAATGCCTGCTTTGGCGGAACTAGAAACAGCCTACCAGCAATATCGCCAAGATCCTAATTTCACCGCCGAATTAGAACAGCTGCTCCGTGACTATGTAGGACGCGCCACCCCATTGTATTTTGCCGAGCGATTAACTGCTAATTACGCTCGACCTGATGGCACTGGGCCGCAAATATACTTAAAACGAGAAGATTTAAATCATACCGGAGCGCACAAAATCAATAACGCCTTGGGTCAGGTATTATTGGCAAAGCGCATGGGTAAACAGCGAATTATTGCCGAAACTGGCGCGGGACAGCATGGCGTAGCAACGGCTACAGTCTGTGCTCGATTTGGACTGCAATGCATCATTTACATGGGTGTTCATGATATGGAACGCCAAGCCTTGAATGTGTTCCGCATGAAGCTGATGGGAGCAGAAGTTAGACCAGTGGTAGCGGGAACAGGAACTCTCAAGGATGCGACCTCGGAAGCCATCCGCGATTGGGTGACAAATGTGGAAACCACCCACTACATCCTTGGTTCAGTAGCCGGGCCCCACCCATACCCGATGATGGTGAGAGATTTCCACGCCGTGATTGGACAAGAAACCCGCGCCCAAGCAATGGAAAAATGGGGTGGTTTACCAGATATTCTCATGGCTTGCGTGGGTGGTGGCTCTAACGCCATGGGATTATTTCATGAGTTTGTCCACGAGCCAGCGGTGCGGATGATTGGGATTGAAGCCGCTGGCGAAGGCGTGAATACAGATAAACATGCGGCAACCTTGACAAAAGGACAAATTGGTGTATTGCACGGAGCCATGAGCTATCTGTTGCAAGATGACGACGGACAAGTGATTGAAGCCCACTCAATTAGTGCAGGGTTAGATTATCCGGGAGTGGGGCCAGAACACAGCTATTTAAAAGATACAGCCCGCGCTGAATATTACAGTGTAACCGATGCCCAAGCGCTACAAGCATTCCAGCGCTTATCTCGCCTCGAAGGAATTATCCCCGCCCTAGAAACAGCCCATGCGATCGCTTATTTAGAAACTCTCTGTCCCCAACTCACACAAAGTCCCCGCATTGTCATCAACTGCTCTGGACGTGGCGACAAAGACGTACAAACAGTAGCCAAATTTCTCAATCCCGCCTAAATTTACAAAAAATGGGGTGTCGGGCGTCGGGAATGCAAGAGTCCTTCAGGAGTGGGTTTAAAGCCCATAGGACTTACGCACTGTACAAATTAATCATGATATGCCTTAACAACAATCGGTCATTGCCAAGGTTTGATGGCGATTCTCGTTGACGCCGCCAAGTGCAACCGTAGGGGCACGGCACTGCCGTGCCCTTAAACCAGGGCGATATCATGCTGTACCATTCTCAATGGGAATTGTTCTATGACTTTGATCGTCAACAGACTTGTGCTCTTGAGGGCACAGAGGCACAGAGGGCACAGCAATGCTGTGCCCCTACGGAATATGTGGTTTGAGCGGCCATTCATTTTTAAGATGTAGTGTCAATGCGTAAGTCCTAAATATTACAAATTGTTTACATAGATGTGAGTAAGTACTTTGATAAAAAGTCAACAAGTACAAAGAAATATTGCGTTTTTTATATCGAATTGTGTCAGATAAGCCACAAAATGCCAATTGTGTAAGCATTTTCTGATAAAAAACTCTTATTGCCGAACACCATAAACCACCTGAAACGGCTGATGTCGTTTAGGGATTCTGTTAGAGAACGCGCATCAAAGGAGCCTAAGAAAGCATGTTCACCCACGTCAAGTCCACCATTAGACATATTGCGCCTGATGACTTACGCGGACGTAATTTAATCAAGGTGGTCTATGTCGTGCTTGAGTCCCAGTACCAGAGTGCGTTGTCGCAAGCAGTGAGCACGATTAATGCGAGCCACCCTAACCTGGCGATTGAAATCAGCGGATATTTAATTGAAGAACTCCGAGACCCAGAGAACTACGCGGAGTTCAAACGGGACATGGAGAGTGCTAATATCTTCATTGCATCGCTGATTTTCATCGAAGACTTAGCGCAGAAAGTAGTAGCAGCAGTAGAACCATACCGCGATCGCTTGGATGTATCGGTTGTCTTCCCTTCGATGCCAGAAGTGATGCGCCTAAACAAAATGGGCAGCTTTTCTTTAGCACAGTTGGGACAGTCCAAAAGTGCGATCGCTCAATTCATGCGGAAACGCAAAGAAAAATCCGGTGCGGGATTCCAAGATGGAATGCTCAAGTTACTGCGGACATTGCCGCAAGTGCTGAAGTTTCTACCCATGGACAAAGCACAGGATGCGAGAAATTTTATGCTCAGTTTTCAGTATTGGCTGGGAGGTTCGCCAGAAAACCTGGAAAACTTCTTGCTGATGCTGGCTGATAAATATGTATTAAAAGATGTAGAAAAACAAAATTCTGCATCCGTTGAATATCAAGCGCCCGTCGTTTATCCCGATTTAGGGATTTGGCATCCACTAGCGCCGAACATGTTCGAGGATGTGAGAGAGTACCTCAATTGGTATAACAGTCGTAAAGATATCCCTGCGGATCTCAAAGACCCCTTAGCTCCTTGTATTGGCTTAGTCCTGCAACGCACCCACTTAGTCACGGGTGATGATGCCCACTACGTCGCAATGGTGCAGGAGTTAGAATCACTTGGGGCGCGAGTATTGTCAGTGTTCGCTGGTGGTCTGGATTTTTCCAAGCCAGTGGATGCTTATTTCTATGAACCGACTACCAAAACACCCATAGTAGATGCGGTAATTTCTTTAACTGGGTTTGCTTTGGTGGGTGGGCCAGCCAGACAAGACCATCCCAAAGCTATTGACTCCCTCAAACGGTTAAATCGCCCTTACATGGTGGCGTTACCTCTAGTTTTTCAAACCACAGAGGAGTGGATGGATAGCGATTTGGGTTTACATCCCATTCAAGTAGCGCTGCAAATTGCTATTCCCGAATTGGATGGAGCCATTGAACCGATTATCATGTCGGGTAGAGATGGTGCAACAGGAAGAGCGATCGCCCTGCAAGACCGCATCGAAGCAGTCGCCCAACGCGCTTTAAAATGGGCTAATCTCCGCCGTAAACCCAAGCTGGACAAAAAAGTTGCTATCACCGTTTTCAGCTTCCCACCAGATAAAGGTAACGTCGGTACTGCTGCATACCTAGATGTGTTCGGTTCCATTTTCGAGGTGATGAAGGCGCTAAAAAACAACGGCTACGACTTACCAGAATTACCTGAATCAGCCGCAGCCTTGATGCAAGAAGTCATCCACGACGCCCAAGCTCAGTACGCCAGCCCAGAATTAAACATCGCCTATAAAATGTCCGTCCCAGAGTACGAGGAATTCACCCCCTACTCCCAACGCCTAGAGGAAAACTGGGGACCACCACCAGGACATCTCAACAGCGACGGACAAAACCTCCTGGTTTATGGTAAGCACTTCGGAAATGTCTTCATTGGTGTCCAGCCCACCTTCGGTTATGAAGGCGACCCCATGCGGCTATTGTTCTCCCGTTCCGCCAGTCCCCATCACGGTTTTGCAGCATATTACACCTACCTAGAACGGATTTGGCAAGCCGACGCCGTGCTACACTTCGGTACACACGGTTCCTTGGAATTCATGCCCGGTAAACAAATGGGCATGTCTGGGGAATGTTACCCTGATAACTTAATTGGCACAATTCCTAATCTGTATTATTACGCAGCCAATAATCCCAGCGAAGCAACAATCGCCAAGCGCCGCAGTTATGCCGAGACAATTTCCTACCTCACCCCACCCGCTGAGAATGCTGGTTTATACAAAGGTCTAAAAGAACTCAGCGAATTAATCGCTTCTTACCAAACCTTGAAAGATAGTGGACGCGGTATCCCCATCGTCAACTCCATCATGGACAAATGTCGGATGGTGAACCTGGATAAAGATATCGACTTGCCCCAAACCGACGCCAAAGATATGAACGCTGAGGAGCGGGATAATATTGTCGGCAGCGTCTACCGCAAGTTAATGGAAATCGAATCGCGGCTGTTACCTTGTGGATTGCATATTATTGGTAAACCGCCAACTGCAGAAGAAGCGATCGCTACTTTGGTCAACATCGCCAGCTTAGATCGTCAAGAAGAAGAGATCATCAGCTTACCGCGAATTATCGCCAACAGCATCGGTCGCAACATAGACGAAATTTACCAAAACAGCGACAAAGGCATATTAGAAGATGTCCAACTACTGCAAGACATCACCCTAGCCACCCGCGCCGCAGTTAGCGCCTTAGTTAAAGAACAAACCGACGCTGAAGGACGAGTTTCCCTCGTTTCCCGGTTGAATTTCTTCAATATGGGCAAAAAAGAACCTTGGGTAGAAGCATTACATCAATTGGGTTATACCAAAGTTGACACCTCTGCGTTAAAACCCGTATTTGAATATTTAGAATTCTGCTTAAAACAAGTTTGTGCAGATAACGAACTCGGCGGACTTCTCCAAGGTTTGGAAGGCGAATATATCCTCCCCGGCCCTGGTGGCGACCCCATCCGCAACCCCGATGTATTACCCACAGGTAAAAATATCCACGCCCTCGATCCCCAATCCATCCCCACTACCGCCGCTGTCCAATCAGCGAAAATTGTTGTGGATCGGTTATTGGCAAGGAATAAAGCCGAAAATGACGGCAAATGGCCAGAAACCATCGCCTGCGTACTTTGGGGCACAGATAACATTAAAACCTACGGGGAATCACTAGCTCAAATCATGTGGATGGTTGGTGTGCGACCAGTTCCCGATGCCTTGGGAAGAGTAAATAAGTTGGAATTGATACCTTTAGCCGAGTTGGGACGCCCCAGAATCGATGTAGTTATCAACTGTTCTGGTGTTTTCCGCGACTTGTTCATCAATCAAATGAACCTGTTAGACCAAGGCGTAAAGATGGCAGCAGAAGCAGACGAACCTTTAGAATTCAACTTTGTTCGCAAACATGCTTTGCAACAAGCCCAAGACATGGGAATAAATCTGCGTCAAGCAGCCACTCGCGTCTTCTCCAATGCTTCCGGTTCCTACTCATCCAACATCAACTTGGCTGTAGAAAACAGCACTTGGGATAGCGAAGCCGAGTTACAGGAAATGTACCTCAACCGTAAATCCTTCGCTTTCAATTCCGATAACCCCGGAATCATGGATGAATCCCGGCAGATTTTTGAAACTACTCTCAAAACCGCAGATGCAACTTTCCAAAATCTCGATTCTTCCGAGATTAGCTTAACCGACGTTTCCCACTACTTCGACTCTGACCCCACTAAGTTAGTTGCAAGTCTGCGTGGAGATGGAAAAAAACCAGCATCTTACATTGCAGACACCACCACAGCTAATGCACAGGTGCGGACATTATCGGAAACTGTGCGTTTAGACGCCCGTACTAAATTATTAAATCCCAAATGGTACGAAGGGATGCTAAATCACGGTTATGAAGGTGTGCGCGAACTCTCCAAGCGGTTGGTAAATACAATGGGTTGGAGTGCGACAGCCGGCGCGGTGGATAACTGGATTTATGAGGATACTAACGAAACCTTCATCAAAGATGAAGCGATGCGGAATCGATTGTTAAATCTCAATCCGCATTCTTTCCGCAAGGTCGTTTCTACTTTGTTAGAAGTGAATGGACGCGGTTATTGGGAGACTAGCGAGAGTAATTTAGACTTGCTGCGCGAGTTGTATCAAGAGGTTGAAGACCGGATTGAAGGGATAGAATAGGATTAACTGGGCAGGCTTTCAGCCTGCCTTAACTTTTCAATCCAGAGTACTCAGTACAATTATGAATGCTTTAAAAGTAGACTTTAAATCAGTATTGGAACTGACAGATGAGCAATTTTTTAATCTATGTCAGGCAAACCGTGATTTGAGGTTTGAACGCACAGCGACGGGAGAATTAATTATCATGTCACCCACTGGGGGAGAAACAGGAAATCGCAATGGTAGACTAAATCAACAATTATTTAATTGGTCAGATCAAGATGGCACTGGTATCGCCTTTGATTCTTCTACAGGTTTTAAACTTCCCAATGGTGCAGACCGTTCACCCGATGCTTCTTGGTTACCACTGGAACGCTGGAATGCACTAACTCAAGAAGAAAAAATAAAATTTCTCCCACTGTGTCCTGATTTTGTAGTTGAGTTACTTTCGCCGAGCGATAGTTTGAAAGCTGCACAGGAAAAGATGAGAGAATATTTAGATAATGGTGTGCGTTTAGGTTTATTAATTAATCGCAAATCTCGGCAAGTAGAGATTTATCGTCCAGGTCAAGAAGTTGAGGTGTTGAATTCACCTGCGACGTTATCAGGGGAAGATGTATTGCCAGGTTTTGTTTTGAAGTTAGAAGCAATTTGGTAATGATCACCAGACTTTTGAGATATCAAGTCCTGGGGATTAAGGAGTATTAATTATGGATAATTTGCAAGATATTACTGATGATAGATTAGTAAGGCCAATACATCCTGGCGAAGTAATTGCAGATATTTTAGATTATTTAGATATTAATACCGCCAATTTTGCAGAAATTTTAGGAATATCTAATCAAACAATTCAAGAAATTATTAATGGTCAAAGAGCAGTTACAGTAGATATAGCAATACGTCTTGGTAAAGCTTTAGGAAATGGGCCACGACTGTGGCTTAATCTTCAGCAAAAAGTTGACCTTTGGGATGCTTTGCAAAGCCATAAAGAAGAATATGAGCAAGTCATAACATTGGTTTAGAAGAAATAAGATTGTATCAACTTTGTTGGAAGTGAATGGACGCGGTTATTGGGAGACTAGCGAGAGTAATTTAGACTTGCTGCGCGAGTTGTACCAAGAAGTTGAAGACCGGATTGAAGGGATAGAGTAGGTTATAACTGTGTAGATATACCGAATGTAGAGACGCGAAATTTCGCGTCTCTTTTTGCACAAGAGCTAATTCTGTGATATGTTTTACGAGTGGTTCTGTTGAACCTGTGTTCTGTTGAACGAAATGAAGAATCTTAAATGCAAATCTTAGAACTTTCTGTTGTAGCTAAGGCTGCTTGTCGTGCCTTCGTAGCTGATGAGACTGAAATTTGGAATATAACTCTACCTGTATCAGAACTTCCACAAGGCTTACCATTTGGCCCCAATGCCAGAAACGCTAGCTTAGATGCAAAGCCAGCTAAGGCAATGTTAAAGACTCTTTCAAGTGAGCCAGAGAAATTCGTTCTTTATAACAGCGGCATCATGCTGATCGCAGATCATATAAAGGCAACGAGGGGCGAAGGTGGGGACTTTACGGTAAAGATGAAACTTAACGCACCCAGCAGTGATGATGAGGGTGATTTTCTTGGCCATGGTGTCTTAAATGGAGGTCATACTTACAAGTCTTTGATGCACGCAATGCATGGGAAGCATAAGCGCGGTGAATCATATCCGAAGATTACTAGTGCATATGTACAGGTTTGTGTGGCAGTTGGTATTGATGAAGATGAGATCAAAAATATCAGTCGTTCTCGTAACTTGAGTCTTTCTGTTCCTCTCTATGCTTTGAAAAATTTAGCTCACGACTGGAAGCCAATTGAGGAAGCTTTGCCTGAACAGTATCGTAATAACGTTTTGTTTAAACCAAATGAAGATTCTGATATTGATGAAAAAGCTAGTTACGATGTCACAGATTTAGTTCGGCGTTTGTCTCTTGTTAATAATAAACTTTTTGATTTTCGCCTGGATAAACATCCGCTCAAAGCATATTCTTCACCTGGAAGCCTTGTACAAGGGTGGAAACAAGAGGATTATAAGGAAGTAATTCCACTGCTCAAAGATATTCTCTGGTTAGAGCAGAAAATTATGGAACAGCATGTTAAGGTGAACGGCAAGGTTAACTCCACTGGAGCAAATGGCAAAAAGATTGTCATTTCTAAGGTTAGTGGCTGTAGTCAAAAGCCAATGAAGCTGATAACAGGTGCTGAAATTTCTCTAACTATTGGTGAAATATTTTATATGCCGGTTCTTGCTGCATTCCGTGTCCTGCTTAGGGATGGGGAATGGACTAAACCTGTAGAAGAATTGTGGGAAGAGTGGGGACCTCAGTTGGTTGATCGCTTATGGGATACATACAGAAGTGAGGGTCGTAGCAGCGCGTCTGCTTTTGCTCGTTCAAAATCCACTTGGTCAACATTAACTAACATGGTGGCAATGCAATTCGTTCAAATTTAAGTCACAACAAAGCCCTTGAGATGATTCTCAGGGCTTTATTGCCTATTTTGTCTGAAATTTTACTAATCGCTCGCTTTATTTTTGAGATTTTCTGTAAGGCGATTGCACTCACTCTTCCACAGCAGGCGATCGCTTTTTTTGAGGTGTTCTGCAAGGCTGTAGCTACGCCCGTCATAGACATCGCTTTCGGTTATTATCAATACTTAAGTGAATAAGATCATAAATTGCGAGTCAAAAAGACAAGCTCCTGGCTAAAATTTTATTGGGTACATCTGATGCAAACATTCCATTTACGCAACTATGTGAACTTTTATGCAGTTTAGGATTTGATGAACGTATTCGCGGAAGTCACCATATTTTTACTCAAGAGGGAATCGCAGAAATTCTGAACCTACAACCTCAAGGTTCTCAAGCCAAAGCATATCAAGTTAAACAAGTCCGTGCAGTAATTCTCAAGTACCAGCTAGGAGAGCAAGATGACGCTTCATTATGAAATTATTCTCTACTGGAGTGAAGAAGACCAAGCATTTATCGCCGAGGTTCCAGAATTACCTGGATGCGCTGCTGATGGCGAAACTTATCAACAAGCACTGCAAAATGTAGAAATTATTATGCAGGAATGGATAGAAACTGCTCAAGAGTTAGGACGTAAAATTCCTGAACCGAGACAGCGTTTGATATCCGCCTAGTATAGCAACTTATCCCGTGCTGTAATCATCCAACGTATCATATCATTTCCGCTTGATCACTTACTAAATCCAAAGAACCCCAAAGAGGCAAAGCGATTATCCTTATCATTCTAACGATATCATATTATGATATCCTTAAAATAAG is a genomic window of Fortiea contorta PCC 7126 containing:
- a CDS encoding murein transglycosylase A, which translates into the protein MSLPVILLIFIASIPSLTPGKLTAAECQIKKWRLPESANNKPQVVTNGKQPTPAVLIPRVPVTCCLNDGSCLDEALYQNQADKKALLTSLDRSLQYLKTTRAEEAYKKYPVSGITRDRVFKSLTRFRQLLLTTNSPTELHKAIENEFVLYQSIGRDSKGSVLFTAYYEPLYTASRTPTPEYRYPAYKLPPDLGSWPRPHPTRLELEGADGLQAAKGKLRGLELLWFRDRLEPYMVQIQGSARIQLTDGTTTTIGYAGNTAYDYKSIGRELANDGKLPLEGMTMPIILDYFQKYPQELNVYIPRDRSFVFFQENKGAPAQGSISVPLTAERSIATDKSLMPPGALALIRADFPFANDTGKLEHRIVSRYVLDQDTGGAIKGPGRVDYFLGTGKLAGDRAGVTVGNGQLFYLLLKS
- a CDS encoding Uma2 family endonuclease; this translates as MTIPLQKLVSFAEFVNWKPEGERYELHDGVIVKMPQPLGEHEEVIGFLVKKLSVELDKLNLSHFIPKTALVKPHGHESGYSPDVLIVDQTNLNNEPFWSKESTVMYGKSIPLIVEVVSTNWRDDYFTKLGKYEEMGIPEYWIVDYLALGGRKFIGSPKQPTISIYTLIEEEYQLTQFRGTEPIQSPTFPNLTLTAQQIFLAGKIVDS
- a CDS encoding polysaccharide deacetylase family protein, with the translated sequence MQLAPLFPIVYKILQPRFPDCLWCGSNHRRAIALTFDDGPHPQYTRQVLQVLERYQIQASFFWLGVCVQRTPEVAQEICARGHWIGLHGYDHRSFPLLSTNQLRESLEKTQVAIYNACGLLPEQVRDVRPPNGLFTPKTLELFQQWNYRSVMWSVVPEDWALPGINSVVKRVLQQVENGSLIVLHDGLFGGQDVAATIEILISELIQRGYEFVTVDALWKNRK
- a CDS encoding TetR/AcrR family transcriptional regulator, with translation MTNTKIGAVDRDSSVDKVEQILKGAMCEFLKHGYAGTSMDKVAVAAGVSKATVYSHFQDKEGLFKVLIEKLARKKFNLIFGTEPIVGEPITVLKDLGTRALETMNNDQEHRAFMRVLIGESGRFPELAQICVRSMIKPTLEALSQYLKAYPELNIPDPEATARILLGTLVYFHITQEVMHGKDILPMAGDRVIDAITHLIISSAKSSEL
- the trpB gene encoding tryptophan synthase subunit beta, whose translation is MTTTPISPSSPSTAQFPDTQGRFGRFGGKYVPETLMPALAELETAYQQYRQDPNFTAELEQLLRDYVGRATPLYFAERLTANYARPDGTGPQIYLKREDLNHTGAHKINNALGQVLLAKRMGKQRIIAETGAGQHGVATATVCARFGLQCIIYMGVHDMERQALNVFRMKLMGAEVRPVVAGTGTLKDATSEAIRDWVTNVETTHYILGSVAGPHPYPMMVRDFHAVIGQETRAQAMEKWGGLPDILMACVGGGSNAMGLFHEFVHEPAVRMIGIEAAGEGVNTDKHAATLTKGQIGVLHGAMSYLLQDDDGQVIEAHSISAGLDYPGVGPEHSYLKDTARAEYYSVTDAQALQAFQRLSRLEGIIPALETAHAIAYLETLCPQLTQSPRIVINCSGRGDKDVQTVAKFLNPA
- a CDS encoding magnesium chelatase subunit H is translated as MFTHVKSTIRHIAPDDLRGRNLIKVVYVVLESQYQSALSQAVSTINASHPNLAIEISGYLIEELRDPENYAEFKRDMESANIFIASLIFIEDLAQKVVAAVEPYRDRLDVSVVFPSMPEVMRLNKMGSFSLAQLGQSKSAIAQFMRKRKEKSGAGFQDGMLKLLRTLPQVLKFLPMDKAQDARNFMLSFQYWLGGSPENLENFLLMLADKYVLKDVEKQNSASVEYQAPVVYPDLGIWHPLAPNMFEDVREYLNWYNSRKDIPADLKDPLAPCIGLVLQRTHLVTGDDAHYVAMVQELESLGARVLSVFAGGLDFSKPVDAYFYEPTTKTPIVDAVISLTGFALVGGPARQDHPKAIDSLKRLNRPYMVALPLVFQTTEEWMDSDLGLHPIQVALQIAIPELDGAIEPIIMSGRDGATGRAIALQDRIEAVAQRALKWANLRRKPKLDKKVAITVFSFPPDKGNVGTAAYLDVFGSIFEVMKALKNNGYDLPELPESAAALMQEVIHDAQAQYASPELNIAYKMSVPEYEEFTPYSQRLEENWGPPPGHLNSDGQNLLVYGKHFGNVFIGVQPTFGYEGDPMRLLFSRSASPHHGFAAYYTYLERIWQADAVLHFGTHGSLEFMPGKQMGMSGECYPDNLIGTIPNLYYYAANNPSEATIAKRRSYAETISYLTPPAENAGLYKGLKELSELIASYQTLKDSGRGIPIVNSIMDKCRMVNLDKDIDLPQTDAKDMNAEERDNIVGSVYRKLMEIESRLLPCGLHIIGKPPTAEEAIATLVNIASLDRQEEEIISLPRIIANSIGRNIDEIYQNSDKGILEDVQLLQDITLATRAAVSALVKEQTDAEGRVSLVSRLNFFNMGKKEPWVEALHQLGYTKVDTSALKPVFEYLEFCLKQVCADNELGGLLQGLEGEYILPGPGGDPIRNPDVLPTGKNIHALDPQSIPTTAAVQSAKIVVDRLLARNKAENDGKWPETIACVLWGTDNIKTYGESLAQIMWMVGVRPVPDALGRVNKLELIPLAELGRPRIDVVINCSGVFRDLFINQMNLLDQGVKMAAEADEPLEFNFVRKHALQQAQDMGINLRQAATRVFSNASGSYSSNINLAVENSTWDSEAELQEMYLNRKSFAFNSDNPGIMDESRQIFETTLKTADATFQNLDSSEISLTDVSHYFDSDPTKLVASLRGDGKKPASYIADTTTANAQVRTLSETVRLDARTKLLNPKWYEGMLNHGYEGVRELSKRLVNTMGWSATAGAVDNWIYEDTNETFIKDEAMRNRLLNLNPHSFRKVVSTLLEVNGRGYWETSESNLDLLRELYQEVEDRIEGIE